Genomic DNA from Herbiconiux aconitum:
CATCCTACCTTTTGGATCGCCATGACCTCGACCCCCGCTCCGGCGCCGGCTTCTGCCTCGGTGTTCACCCCACGACGCACGACACTGTTGGTGCTGACGGCGCTCATCCTCACCGCCGTCAACCTGCGCACGGCCGTGACGGGCTTCAGTCCGTTACTCGAGCAGATCGGCGGTGATCTGGGATTCGGAACGGCACTCTACGGCGCGTTCGGCACCATCGTCACGGCCTCGTTCGCGATCTTCGGTTTCGTGGCTTCGGCCGCCTCGCGCCGGTTCGGCCTCGAGACGACGCTGGCGGCCGCGACCGTCGTGACCACGCTCGGCATCGGGCTGCGCGCGCTCAGCCCTGATCCGGTCGTGTTGGTCGCGTCGACGATCGTGGCGTTCGCCGGGGTGGGCGCGTCGAACGTGCTCATCGTGCCGATCGTGAAGCGCTACTTCGCCTCGCGGCTGAAGACCGTGAGCTCGCTCTACCTCGCGCTGCTGCAGTTCGGGCAGTTCGTCGCTCCGCTGATCGCGGTGCCGATCGCGCTCTCGGCCGGATGGCGGTTCGCGATCGGGATGTGGGCGATCCTGACGGCGGCGGCGGCGGTGCTGTGGATCGGAGTCGCCACGTCGGGGCGGTCGCGGGCACAGGCGCGCGGCGCCGGATCGGAGTCCAACTCGGGCACGGGAACCGTCGGCACCGCACCCGCATCCACTCCCCCGGCACCGCTCGGCGGCGTGCCGGGCGCGTGGCGCACCACTCTGTTGTGGTCGATGGTGCTGCTGTTCGCGATGACCGCGCTCAACACCTACGTCATCATCACGTGGCTGCCGACCATCCTCGTCGAGGCCGGTGCGGAGCCCGCGCTCGGCGGCACCCTCCTCGCCTTCTTCTCGGTGTTCGGCCTGGGCGCGGCATTCCTCGTGCCGCCCTTGACGCTGCACCTGCGCAATCCGGCGGCGATCGTCGTGGTGTGCGTGACGCTTCTCGCCGTGGGCTACACGGGCTTGCTGGTCGCGCCGCTCGAGGGTGCCGTGTTCTGGGTGGCCGCGCTCGGACTCGGCGTCAGCACCTTCCCGATGTGTCTCACTCTCGTGAACGCCCGCACACGTAGCACGGCCGGTTCGTCGTTACTCTCCGGTCGCATGCAGGGCATCGGTTACGCCATCGCCTGCGTCGGCCCCCTGCTCATCGGCCTGTTGCACGATGCGCAGTCCGGCTGGAGCGGCTCGTTCGTGTTCCTCTTCGTGAGCCTCGCGATCCTCCTGGTTGCCGGCATCCTGGCGTCCCGCCCGCGCCTGCTCGAGGATGAGGCGGCGCGCGCGGCGTGAGCAGTGTGATGGCCGGATGCCTGCGCCAGGTCGACGCAGTCATCCGGCCACCGGGCCGAACCTTCTTCTAGAGGGCGCTGTCTCCCGAATCGTCCGCCGTGGTCGACCGACGGCGACGGCGGGCGGCGAGGAGCGCGCCGGCGCCGACGACGAGCAGAGCGAGCACCACGCTGAGCGGAATGATCAGCTGAGCGCCGGTCGCCGCCAGACCGCCGGTGTTCGAGGTGGCCGCGCCACTCCCCGTGCCGGTTCCGTTTCCGCTGCCGCTGCCGCTTCCCGGCCCCGGATCGGTGGTCGGCGGCGCGACGGGCGCCGGGATGACTTCCACGGTGACACTCGCCGTGACATCACGCACCGTGGCCGTGATGACGTGCGGGCTTGCGTGCGGGAAGGTGATCGTGTTGCCGTCGATCACATCGGTGGCAACCGAGCTCGTGAACGTGACCGCCTCGGTCACGTCACCGAGTGCTCCGCCGTCGGCGTCGAATCCGGTCGCGGTGACGACGACCGAGCCGCCCTGCTGGACGCTCGTGGTGCTGACCTCGAGTTCCAGGCTGCGAATCGCGTCGGCGACCGTCATCCACGAGGCGTAGACCGCGGTGTCCGACATCACCGGAGCGGCGAAGTCGAACGGCACGGCGTGCTCGGCGTCGGCGAACCAGCCCTGGAAGACGTAACCCTCAGCCGTGGGGTCGACCGGGGCGGTCGCCGTCTGTCCGTAGGGAATCGTCTGGGGCTCGATCGCGCCGCCGTGGCCACCGAGATCGAAGCTCACGGTCGACGCATCCGGAACACCGAGTGCCCCTGATGCGACCGCTGCCTGCGCGCCTCCGACGATCGGCAGCACGATCGTGCTGACCGCCGTGTCGAGGTTCACCGTGGCGTTCGGAGTGCCGGCGACGAAGCCCGACAGGTTCGTCGTCACGACGACACCGATGCGGTGGCCGACCGGGAACACGTGGTCGTAAGGCTCGAGCGGCCAGCTGAACGCGTAGTCCTGGCCGGGAACCACAGGAGTGGCCTGGCCGTCGATGAGCGATTCACGGTTGGAGGAGTCGAGAACGCCTCGGGTCACCCGGAACTGCTCGACATCCGCCGAGCGCCGCTCGACCTCGCCGTAACAGGCGTCGTCGCTCGCGCTCTCACCGCCCCAGCAGGAGCTGGTGTCCAGATCGGCCACACCGTCTCCAGGGCTGCGGGGAATCACGGTCGCCGTCCCGTAGTCCACCAGCATGGTCGCGAGGTTCGACTGATCGGTGCTGAGCGCAGCGGTCAGCTCGACAGACGCCGTGCCCGAGATGCGGAGCTCGCTGGTGAGAGGCTGCGAGAGGAACGTCAGCCGGGCATCCTGAGAGCCCTCCGGCTCGGCGATCAGATCGTTCTCGCGCGGAGCGTTCGCCGGGCCGGTGAACGTGAGCTCATCCGGTCCGGTGGGCGTGGCGAGCTGCAGGGTTCCGGCAGCACCGGCCGGGGTGGCCGCGAGATGGATGCCCACGTCTTCCGATCCCGGTACCGGCCAGGTCGCATAGTCCTCCATCACACCCGGCTGCATGGATTCCACGGTGGCCATCGGCTCCGTCATGATGCCGTTGTCGATGCCCTGCAACCAGTAGTCGAACCAGTGGTGCAGCGTGCTGACCCACTCGGCGCGGTCGTAGTCGAACGGGTCGACGTGGCCGAGGCGCGAGAGCCAGATCTTGCGCGGCACGTCGTTCTCGCCCAATGCGGTCCAGTAGGCGCCGAGCTGACTCATCCGCACGTTGTCGTCGTTCAGTCCGTGAACCGCGAAGACGGATGCGGTGATCTTGTCGGTGGTGGTGCGGTAGTCGCGTTCGGCCCAGAACGCGTTGATGTCACCCGTCTCGTCGCCGTCGACCAGGCTCATCTCGTCGCGGGTGGGGGCGCAGAGATCCCGTCGGTCGGGGTTGGTGATCGAGTTCGAGAGACCCGAGGGGTAGTCGGTGTTGTGGCGGATGCCGCCCGTGCGGGAATAGCCGTACCAGTTCGAGATGGCCGAGATCGGAACGATCGTGGTGAGGCCCTCGACACCCGTCGCCGCCACGCCGTTGGCGAGCGTTCCGTCGTAGGACTTGCCGATCATGCCGGCCTTGCCGTTGTGCCAGGCGGCCGTGACAGGATCGCCCGCAGCGTCGTGACCGGCAGCGCGGCCCTGCAGCCAGTCGATCACCACCTTCATGCTGGCGATGTCACCGGCGCCACCCTGCAGGGGGCAGCCGGTGGAGTTCGCGGTGCCGTCCATTTCAGCCAGGATGACGGCGTACCCGCGCTCCACGAAGTAGTTGTCATAGAACAGCGGCCACTCGTCGTTGATGCCGTCGCCATCCGTGTCGGCGATCAGTTCGGACTCATTGCCGCGGCCGACAGTGCTGTAATACGGACTCGCGTCGATGATCGACGGAACCTTGAGTCCGCTGTCGGACTCCTTCGGGCGGATGATCTCGATGGCCGTCACGTCGTCGACGCCGTCGAGATCCTGGTCGACACCGGCCACCGGGATGAATACGCGTTCGCGGATGGCGTCGGCGTAATCGAACACCGGAGCGGTCTCACCGTCGACGATGCTGATCGCGTCGACGCCCGGTGTCGCGGCGGAGGCCGCTGCCGGGGAGAGTGCCGGAACGACGACCGCGGCCGCAAGAGCAACGCCCGCCATCCAGATGCCCGGCCGCCTTCGTCGGCGAGTGGTGGTCGTTTTGGAATAGACAACTGTTGAAAAAATCCCCATGAGGCATGCCTAACAGGGCAGGAACAGCCGCACACAGCCAATTGGTAGTTAGTTCACATAAACGTAACAAAAGCGA
This window encodes:
- a CDS encoding MFS transporter, translating into MTSTPAPAPASASVFTPRRTTLLVLTALILTAVNLRTAVTGFSPLLEQIGGDLGFGTALYGAFGTIVTASFAIFGFVASAASRRFGLETTLAAATVVTTLGIGLRALSPDPVVLVASTIVAFAGVGASNVLIVPIVKRYFASRLKTVSSLYLALLQFGQFVAPLIAVPIALSAGWRFAIGMWAILTAAAAVLWIGVATSGRSRAQARGAGSESNSGTGTVGTAPASTPPAPLGGVPGAWRTTLLWSMVLLFAMTALNTYVIITWLPTILVEAGAEPALGGTLLAFFSVFGLGAAFLVPPLTLHLRNPAAIVVVCVTLLAVGYTGLLVAPLEGAVFWVAALGLGVSTFPMCLTLVNARTRSTAGSSLLSGRMQGIGYAIACVGPLLIGLLHDAQSGWSGSFVFLFVSLAILLVAGILASRPRLLEDEAARAA
- a CDS encoding CocE/NonD family hydrolase is translated as MAGVALAAAVVVPALSPAAASAATPGVDAISIVDGETAPVFDYADAIRERVFIPVAGVDQDLDGVDDVTAIEIIRPKESDSGLKVPSIIDASPYYSTVGRGNESELIADTDGDGINDEWPLFYDNYFVERGYAVILAEMDGTANSTGCPLQGGAGDIASMKVVIDWLQGRAAGHDAAGDPVTAAWHNGKAGMIGKSYDGTLANGVAATGVEGLTTIVPISAISNWYGYSRTGGIRHNTDYPSGLSNSITNPDRRDLCAPTRDEMSLVDGDETGDINAFWAERDYRTTTDKITASVFAVHGLNDDNVRMSQLGAYWTALGENDVPRKIWLSRLGHVDPFDYDRAEWVSTLHHWFDYWLQGIDNGIMTEPMATVESMQPGVMEDYATWPVPGSEDVGIHLAATPAGAAGTLQLATPTGPDELTFTGPANAPRENDLIAEPEGSQDARLTFLSQPLTSELRISGTASVELTAALSTDQSNLATMLVDYGTATVIPRSPGDGVADLDTSSCWGGESASDDACYGEVERRSADVEQFRVTRGVLDSSNRESLIDGQATPVVPGQDYAFSWPLEPYDHVFPVGHRIGVVVTTNLSGFVAGTPNATVNLDTAVSTIVLPIVGGAQAAVASGALGVPDASTVSFDLGGHGGAIEPQTIPYGQTATAPVDPTAEGYVFQGWFADAEHAVPFDFAAPVMSDTAVYASWMTVADAIRSLELEVSTTSVQQGGSVVVTATGFDADGGALGDVTEAVTFTSSVATDVIDGNTITFPHASPHVITATVRDVTASVTVEVIPAPVAPPTTDPGPGSGSGSGNGTGTGSGAATSNTGGLAATGAQLIIPLSVVLALLVVGAGALLAARRRRRSTTADDSGDSAL